Proteins encoded together in one Catellatospora citrea window:
- a CDS encoding MDR family MFS transporter: MTATEIPAQHAGPDPDTAPMSRREVMQALSGLMLGMFVSILAGTVVANALPRIIAALDGSQSVYTWIVTTELLAMTATVPLWGKAADLYSKKLLIQLSLSLFVVGSLIAGFTPNVEILLVSRVVQGVGAGGMTALAMIVMAAMIPPREMGRYSGIFGAVFGIGTIAGPLIGGVLVDTSWLGWRWTFFIGVPFTLLAIYLLQRTLHLPATPPGKVKIDYLGAFLITAGVSTLLIWSTLAGNKFAWASGWTAALVAGGLVLLALAVWVESRAAEPIIPLGIFRSRTVTLTTIASVLVGLALMGGAVFLSQYFQISLGKSPTVAGLMSLPMIFGLLFSSTIAGGLITKFGKWKIYLVVGAVVMTVGMLLLGTIDHTTSVPLVSVYMAVLGIGVGLLMQNLVLAAQNDVPAHDLGVTTSVLTFFRSMGSAVGVSALGAVMTARITDLREERFGPAPAGSSNSQVPDLASLPPEIKAIVAEIYGLATADLFLVGAPIAALAFVVVLFIKEKPLSTLSGADRLAMESAAADAADLGVEGGAEAPAKPDERVRVE, translated from the coding sequence ATGACCGCGACCGAGATACCGGCGCAGCACGCCGGACCGGACCCCGACACGGCGCCCATGTCGCGCCGTGAGGTGATGCAGGCGCTGTCCGGCCTGATGCTGGGCATGTTCGTGTCCATCCTGGCGGGGACGGTCGTGGCCAACGCGCTGCCGCGCATCATCGCCGCCCTCGACGGCAGCCAGTCCGTCTACACCTGGATCGTCACCACCGAGCTGCTGGCGATGACCGCCACCGTCCCGCTGTGGGGCAAAGCGGCCGACCTGTACAGCAAGAAGCTGCTCATCCAACTCTCGCTCAGCCTGTTCGTGGTCGGCTCGCTCATCGCGGGCTTCACCCCGAACGTGGAGATCCTGCTCGTCAGCCGGGTCGTGCAGGGCGTCGGCGCGGGCGGCATGACCGCGCTGGCCATGATCGTGATGGCGGCGATGATCCCGCCCCGGGAGATGGGCCGCTACTCGGGCATCTTCGGCGCGGTGTTCGGCATCGGCACCATCGCCGGGCCGCTGATCGGCGGCGTGCTGGTCGACACCTCCTGGCTGGGCTGGCGCTGGACGTTCTTCATCGGCGTCCCGTTCACCCTGCTCGCCATCTACCTGCTGCAGCGCACCCTGCACCTGCCGGCGACCCCGCCCGGCAAGGTGAAGATCGACTACCTGGGCGCGTTCCTGATCACCGCGGGCGTGTCGACCCTGCTCATCTGGTCGACGCTGGCGGGCAACAAGTTCGCGTGGGCCTCGGGCTGGACCGCGGCGCTGGTGGCCGGCGGTCTGGTGCTGCTGGCGCTGGCCGTGTGGGTCGAGTCGCGGGCCGCCGAGCCGATCATCCCGCTCGGCATCTTCCGCAGCCGCACCGTCACCCTCACCACGATCGCCAGCGTGCTGGTCGGTCTGGCGCTGATGGGCGGCGCGGTGTTCCTGTCGCAGTACTTCCAGATCTCGCTGGGCAAGTCGCCGACGGTGGCCGGCCTGATGAGCCTGCCCATGATCTTCGGCCTGCTGTTCTCGTCCACCATCGCGGGCGGGCTCATCACCAAGTTCGGCAAGTGGAAGATCTACCTGGTCGTCGGGGCCGTCGTGATGACGGTGGGCATGCTGCTGCTGGGCACGATCGACCACACCACCAGCGTCCCGCTGGTGTCGGTGTACATGGCGGTGCTCGGCATCGGCGTCGGCCTGCTCATGCAGAACCTGGTGCTGGCCGCGCAGAACGACGTGCCCGCGCACGACCTGGGCGTCACCACCTCGGTGCTGACGTTCTTCCGGAGCATGGGCAGCGCGGTCGGCGTCAGCGCGCTGGGCGCGGTGATGACCGCGCGGATCACCGACCTGCGCGAGGAGAGGTTCGGCCCGGCCCCCGCGGGCAGCAGCAACAGCCAGGTCCCCGACCTGGCCTCGCTGCCGCCGGAGATCAAGGCGATCGTGGCCGAGATCTACGGCCTGGCCACCGCGGACCTGTTCCTGGTCGGCGCGCCGATCGCGGCGCTGGCGTTCGTCGTGGTGCTGTTCATCAAGGAGAAGCCGCTGAGCACGCTGAGCGGCGCGGACCGGCTCGCCATGGAGTCGGCCGCCGCCGACGCCGCCGACCTCGGCGTCGAGGGCGGCGCCGAGGCGCCGGCGAAGCCGGACGAGCGTGTCCGGGTGGAGTGA
- a CDS encoding four-helix bundle copper-binding protein, with protein sequence MQPMTPMYRDEEDLRHDVRAACVRACNLCAEACNSCADACLGDPAVAELVICIRTNLDCADMCATAAEILDRFRGYHPELARAVIEACATVCDVCAQESRSQADRFRRCEIAADACETARDACRQMLAEPALV encoded by the coding sequence ATGCAGCCGATGACTCCGATGTACCGCGATGAGGAAGACCTGCGCCACGACGTGCGGGCCGCCTGCGTCAGGGCCTGCAACCTGTGCGCGGAGGCCTGCAACTCCTGCGCCGACGCCTGCCTGGGCGACCCGGCGGTGGCCGAACTGGTGATCTGCATCCGGACGAACCTGGACTGCGCCGACATGTGCGCCACCGCGGCGGAGATCCTCGACCGGTTCCGCGGCTACCACCCCGAGCTCGCGCGGGCCGTGATCGAGGCGTGCGCGACCGTCTGCGACGTGTGCGCGCAGGAGAGCCGGAGCCAGGCCGACCGGTTCCGGCGCTGCGAGATCGCCGCGGACGCGTGCGAGACCGCTCGCGACGCCTGCCGGCAGATGCTGGCCGAACCGGCACTGGTCTGA
- a CDS encoding carboxymuconolactone decarboxylase family protein has product MNLGEIAPEGYRAVLGLEKYLHKSLDARLLDLVKLRASILNGCAYCVDLHGTDLIKQGADMRQVLGVSTWWEFPGFDARERAALALTDAVTKLGEYGVSDEVWDTARAAFTDKEVADLILAIGTINLWNRIGVTTRMHPAV; this is encoded by the coding sequence ATGAACCTGGGCGAAATCGCACCCGAGGGCTACCGGGCGGTGCTGGGGCTGGAGAAGTACCTGCACAAAAGCCTCGACGCCCGGCTGCTGGACCTGGTGAAGCTGCGCGCCTCGATCCTGAACGGCTGCGCGTACTGCGTCGATCTGCACGGCACGGACCTGATCAAGCAGGGTGCGGACATGCGGCAGGTGCTCGGCGTGAGCACGTGGTGGGAGTTCCCGGGCTTCGACGCCCGCGAGCGCGCCGCGCTGGCGCTCACCGACGCGGTGACCAAACTGGGTGAGTACGGCGTCTCCGACGAGGTGTGGGACACCGCCCGCGCGGCCTTCACCGACAAGGAGGTCGCCGATCTCATCCTGGCGATCGGCACCATCAACCTGTGGAATCGCATCGGCGTGACCACCCGGATGCACCCGGCGGTGTGA
- the sigJ gene encoding RNA polymerase sigma factor SigJ gives MTAHTELCPADVAVFEQHRPVLLGVAYRMLGSWWDAEDVLQDAWLRWHGADREAIADPGRWLVTVTTRLALDQLRSARHRRETYPGTWLPEPIPVGIQVGDPAETAQQRDTLSLAALRLMERLTPPERGVYLLRETFELPYEEIADVLGLTETNARQLHRRAADRIGEDRERFSVDGAEHRALVARFLAAAVTGERAALQAMLADEVTLWSDGGGKARAAVNPVVGAPRVARFLAGVSAKNTDIEWLLLEVNGGPAALVRLGMRWSLMTWETDRGRLAAIQLLSNPDKVSALGLFAHDRNSAAQARAALALL, from the coding sequence ATGACGGCACATACAGAACTGTGTCCGGCGGACGTGGCGGTCTTCGAGCAGCACCGGCCGGTGCTGCTCGGAGTCGCCTACCGGATGCTCGGCAGCTGGTGGGACGCCGAGGACGTGCTGCAGGACGCCTGGCTGCGCTGGCACGGCGCGGACCGCGAGGCGATCGCGGACCCGGGGCGTTGGCTGGTCACGGTGACCACCCGGCTCGCCCTCGACCAGCTGCGCTCGGCTCGCCACCGCCGGGAGACCTATCCCGGCACGTGGCTGCCCGAACCGATCCCCGTCGGGATCCAGGTCGGCGACCCGGCCGAGACCGCCCAGCAGCGCGACACGCTGTCGCTGGCCGCACTGCGGCTCATGGAACGGCTCACGCCGCCAGAGCGGGGTGTCTACCTGCTGCGGGAGACGTTCGAGCTGCCGTATGAGGAGATCGCCGACGTCCTCGGGCTGACCGAGACCAACGCCCGCCAGCTGCACCGCCGCGCCGCCGACCGGATCGGCGAGGACCGCGAGCGCTTCAGCGTGGACGGCGCCGAGCACCGGGCCCTCGTCGCGCGTTTCCTGGCCGCGGCCGTGACCGGAGAGCGGGCGGCGTTACAGGCGATGCTGGCCGACGAGGTCACGCTGTGGAGCGACGGTGGCGGCAAGGCCCGCGCCGCGGTCAACCCGGTCGTCGGCGCACCCCGCGTGGCACGATTCCTGGCCGGGGTCAGCGCCAAGAACACCGACATCGAGTGGCTGTTGCTCGAGGTCAACGGAGGACCGGCCGCACTGGTGCGGCTCGGTATGCGGTGGTCGCTGATGACCTGGGAGACCGACCGCGGCCGGCTCGCGGCCATCCAGCTGCTGAGCAATCCCGACAAGGTGTCCGCGCTGGGCCTGTTCGCCCACGACCGGAACTCCGCGGCGCAGGCCCGCGCGGCCTTGGCGCTGCTCTGA